One genomic segment of Agromyces intestinalis includes these proteins:
- a CDS encoding LacI family DNA-binding transcriptional regulator has translation MPAIGDVARLAGVSKATASRALTGKGHVAEATRRRVEHAAAEIGYIASPDAASLVTGRTKNVGVVIPFVNAWFFGEVLEGIERALIGAGYDLTLYNVPPGGDDARSRVFDFFLARKRVDALIAVGVDLDEHEVAVLDRRDKPVLCLGGRAPGAARLSIDDRAVAQLATEHLLHLGHTRIAHLAGPGAAASPHSVPGERRHGFLEAMAAAGLAPGGRANIVETPMTMPGGYAAALQLLGQPGMRPTAVVACSDEVAFGTMRAAERLGIDVPGELSVIGIDGHEHAEMFGLTTIEQYPEEQGRVAVEVVLRLIARGDEPDPLPDSGAPLPTRLVVRSSTSRPRR, from the coding sequence ATGCCAGCGATCGGCGATGTCGCGCGTCTCGCCGGCGTGTCGAAGGCGACGGCGTCCCGGGCCCTCACGGGCAAGGGCCATGTCGCCGAGGCGACCCGTCGCCGGGTCGAACACGCTGCCGCCGAGATCGGCTACATCGCATCACCAGACGCGGCGAGCCTCGTGACCGGCCGCACGAAGAACGTCGGCGTCGTGATCCCGTTCGTGAACGCCTGGTTCTTCGGTGAGGTGCTCGAGGGCATCGAACGCGCCCTGATCGGGGCGGGCTACGACCTGACCCTCTACAACGTGCCGCCCGGCGGCGACGACGCGCGATCGCGGGTGTTCGACTTCTTCCTCGCACGCAAGCGCGTGGATGCGCTCATCGCGGTGGGCGTCGACCTCGACGAGCACGAGGTCGCGGTGCTCGACCGCCGCGACAAGCCGGTGCTCTGCCTGGGCGGTCGGGCCCCAGGCGCGGCGCGGCTGTCGATCGACGACCGCGCCGTCGCCCAGCTCGCGACCGAGCACCTGCTACACCTCGGCCACACCCGCATCGCGCACCTCGCGGGCCCGGGCGCCGCGGCCTCGCCGCACAGCGTGCCCGGCGAGCGCCGGCACGGCTTCCTCGAGGCGATGGCCGCCGCGGGGCTCGCTCCGGGCGGACGGGCGAACATCGTCGAGACGCCGATGACGATGCCCGGCGGCTACGCGGCCGCGCTGCAGTTGCTCGGCCAGCCGGGCATGCGCCCGACGGCCGTGGTCGCGTGTTCCGACGAGGTCGCATTCGGCACCATGCGCGCGGCCGAACGGCTCGGGATCGACGTGCCGGGCGAGCTCTCGGTGATCGGCATCGACGGTCACGAGCACGCCGAGATGTTCGGCCTCACCACGATCGAGCAGTACCCCGAGGAACAGGGTCGGGTGGCCGTCGAGGTGGTGCTGCGGCTGATCGCCCGCGGCGACGAGCCCGATCCGCTCCCCGACTCGGGCGCGCCGCTGCCGACCCGGCTGGTGGTGCGCTCGAGCACGAGCCGTCCGCGGCGATGA
- a CDS encoding carbohydrate ABC transporter permease, whose product MSALGELRSLKGSTAPRQKKQNRAAFLFLTPWFLGLAIVTVGPMIASLVLAFTKYNLLSPPRFTGLANIEKMLGDERLHTSLGVTFQYVFVSVPLQLALALLLAVVLDRGLRGLAFYRSAFYLPSLLGASVAIAMLWRQIFGVDGLVNIVLGWFGIEGQGWISSPDTALGTLILLNVWTFGSPMVIFLAGLRQIPAMYYEAASVDGANRRQQFWRITLPMLTPIIFFNLVLQIIHAFQSFTQAFIVSGGTGGPVDSTLFATLYLYQKGFTNLEMGYASAMAWLLLLIIAAFTAINFWASKYWVFYDDQD is encoded by the coding sequence ATGAGCGCCCTCGGCGAGCTGCGCAGCCTGAAGGGCTCGACCGCTCCGCGCCAGAAGAAGCAGAACCGCGCGGCGTTCCTGTTTCTCACGCCCTGGTTCCTCGGCCTCGCGATCGTCACCGTCGGCCCGATGATCGCCTCCCTGGTGCTCGCGTTCACGAAGTACAACCTGCTGAGCCCGCCGCGGTTCACCGGGCTGGCGAACATCGAGAAGATGCTCGGGGACGAGCGGCTGCACACCTCGCTCGGCGTGACGTTCCAGTACGTGTTCGTCTCGGTGCCGCTGCAGCTCGCGCTCGCGCTGCTGCTCGCGGTGGTGCTCGACCGGGGGCTGCGCGGGCTGGCGTTCTACCGGTCGGCGTTCTACCTGCCGTCGCTGCTCGGGGCGTCGGTCGCGATCGCGATGCTCTGGCGCCAGATCTTCGGCGTCGACGGCCTCGTGAACATCGTGCTCGGCTGGTTCGGCATCGAAGGCCAGGGCTGGATCTCGAGCCCCGACACCGCACTCGGCACGCTGATCCTGCTGAACGTGTGGACTTTCGGCTCGCCGATGGTGATCTTCCTCGCCGGTCTGCGCCAGATCCCGGCCATGTACTACGAGGCGGCCTCGGTCGACGGTGCGAACCGACGCCAGCAGTTCTGGCGCATCACGCTGCCGATGCTGACGCCCATCATCTTCTTCAACCTGGTGCTGCAGATCATCCACGCGTTCCAGTCGTTCACCCAGGCGTTCATCGTCTCGGGCGGCACGGGCGGGCCGGTCGACTCGACCCTCTTCGCCACGCTGTACCTCTACCAGAAGGGGTTCACGAACCTCGAGATGGGCTACGCATCGGCGATGGCGTGGCTGCTCCTGCTCATCATCGCCGCCTTCACGGCCATCAACTTCTGGGCCTCCAAGTATTGGGTTTTCTACGATGACCAGGACTGA
- a CDS encoding carbohydrate ABC transporter permease, with protein sequence MTRTDTMLDSAPLTESVVTGLPTGAVREQRRRRNPLRTPATRVIRHVLLIVAALIMLYPVIWMVVSSLRPNEEIFREPGIILDSFEFENYVDGWNALSYPFNVYLLNSALVVAGSIIGNLVSCSLAAYAFARLEFTGKKTWFAIMLLSIMLPIHVVIVPQYVLFSNLGWVNTFLPLILPKLLATDAFFIFLMVQFIRGIPRELDEAARIDGAGHPRIFLQIILPLMVPALATTTIFTFIWTWNDFFSQLIYLTKPNLYTVPLALRAFVDAQSATDYGEMFAMSVVSLIPIFLIFLFGQRFLIKGIATTGIK encoded by the coding sequence ATGACCAGGACTGACACCATGCTCGACTCCGCCCCCCTCACCGAGTCGGTCGTCACCGGGCTGCCGACCGGCGCGGTCCGCGAGCAGCGCCGCCGCCGCAACCCGCTGCGCACGCCCGCCACCAGGGTGATCCGGCACGTCTTGCTCATCGTCGCGGCGCTCATCATGCTCTACCCGGTGATCTGGATGGTGGTCAGCTCGCTGCGACCGAACGAGGAGATCTTCCGCGAGCCGGGCATCATCCTCGACAGCTTCGAGTTCGAGAACTACGTCGACGGATGGAACGCCCTCTCGTACCCGTTCAACGTCTACCTGCTCAACTCGGCGCTCGTGGTCGCCGGCAGCATCATCGGCAACCTCGTGTCGTGCTCGCTGGCGGCCTACGCGTTCGCGCGGCTCGAGTTCACCGGCAAGAAGACCTGGTTCGCGATCATGCTGCTCAGCATCATGCTGCCGATCCACGTCGTCATCGTGCCGCAGTACGTGCTGTTCTCGAACCTCGGCTGGGTCAACACGTTCCTGCCGCTCATCCTGCCGAAGCTGCTCGCGACCGACGCGTTCTTCATCTTCCTGATGGTGCAGTTCATCCGCGGCATCCCGAGAGAGCTCGACGAAGCCGCACGCATCGACGGAGCGGGGCATCCGCGCATCTTCCTGCAGATCATCCTGCCGCTCATGGTTCCCGCCCTCGCGACCACGACCATCTTCACGTTCATCTGGACCTGGAACGACTTCTTCAGCCAGCTCATCTACCTGACCAAGCCGAACCTCTACACGGTGCCGCTCGCACTGCGCGCATTCGTCGACGCGCAGAGCGCGACCGACTACGGCGAGATGTTCGCGATGAGCGTCGTGTCGCTCATCCCGATCTTCCTGATCTTCCTCTTCGGCCAGCGGTTCCTCATCAAGGGCATCGCGACGACGGGGATCAAGTGA
- a CDS encoding ABC transporter substrate-binding protein codes for MRGISRRRGGIAAAIGAVSVLALTSCAGSDTGGSTESDLTLSDEPVTLSFTWWGNDTRHAITEELIAAFEDEYPNITIEPQYTDWAGYWDKLSTSVAAGDTPDIIQMDEKQLSTYAANGVLADLGGYSSILGTEDFPAAVLGTGALDDTLYGIPIGINSYTIMANTTLLDQYGVDLPDDETWTWDEFVETAVKVGEASGGSVVGTQSWGFEDGGLNNWLRQRGSALYTTDGGVAATEDDLASWWQFLLDATEGGATPDPSATIERESGGLAESFTATNASAFGPWWSNQVQALRDASGQDLVALRVPALDDAPDGWAYYKPSMFWSASAKTEHPAEVATFIDWLSNSEAAADLLLAERGVPANEKIREYITPKLDEVNQTVVAFLDDLAPLVGDAPPATPPGGGAIETIIDQHTQRVLFGELTPEEAAKSFIDELQTALDDAAV; via the coding sequence ATGCGAGGCATCTCTCGCCGCCGGGGCGGCATCGCGGCCGCCATCGGCGCGGTGTCCGTGCTGGCGCTCACGTCGTGCGCCGGCAGCGACACCGGCGGCTCGACCGAGTCCGACCTGACCCTCTCCGACGAGCCCGTGACCCTCTCGTTCACCTGGTGGGGCAACGACACCCGCCATGCGATCACCGAGGAACTCATCGCCGCCTTCGAGGATGAGTACCCGAACATCACGATCGAGCCGCAGTACACCGACTGGGCCGGGTACTGGGACAAGCTGTCGACGTCGGTCGCCGCGGGCGACACCCCCGACATCATCCAGATGGACGAGAAGCAGCTCTCGACCTACGCCGCGAACGGGGTGCTCGCCGACCTGGGCGGGTACTCGTCGATCCTCGGCACCGAGGACTTCCCGGCCGCGGTGCTCGGCACCGGCGCGCTCGACGACACCCTGTACGGCATCCCGATCGGCATCAACTCGTACACGATCATGGCTAACACGACTCTGCTCGACCAGTACGGCGTCGACCTGCCCGACGACGAGACCTGGACGTGGGACGAGTTCGTCGAGACCGCAGTGAAGGTGGGCGAGGCCTCGGGCGGCTCGGTCGTCGGCACCCAGTCGTGGGGCTTCGAGGACGGCGGCCTGAACAACTGGCTGCGCCAGCGCGGCAGCGCGCTCTACACGACCGACGGCGGCGTGGCCGCCACCGAGGACGACCTCGCGTCGTGGTGGCAGTTCCTGCTGGATGCCACGGAGGGCGGCGCGACGCCCGATCCGTCGGCGACGATCGAGCGGGAGTCGGGCGGTCTCGCCGAGTCGTTCACGGCCACCAACGCGTCGGCGTTCGGGCCCTGGTGGTCGAACCAGGTGCAGGCGCTGCGCGACGCGAGCGGCCAAGACCTCGTCGCGCTGCGCGTGCCGGCACTCGACGACGCCCCCGACGGGTGGGCGTACTACAAGCCGTCCATGTTCTGGTCGGCGTCGGCGAAGACCGAGCACCCGGCCGAGGTCGCGACCTTCATCGACTGGCTGTCGAACAGCGAGGCGGCAGCCGACCTGCTGCTCGCCGAGCGGGGGGTGCCCGCCAACGAGAAGATCCGCGAGTACATCACGCCGAAGCTCGACGAGGTGAACCAGACCGTGGTCGCGTTCCTCGACGACCTCGCTCCGCTCGTCGGCGACGCCCCGCCCGCCACGCCCCCGGGCGGCGGTGCGATCGAGACGATCATCGACCAGCACACCCAGCGTGTGCTGTTCGGCGAGCTCACCCCGGAAGAGGCGGCGAAGAGCTTCATCGACGAGCTGCAGACCGCGCTCGACGACGCGGCCGTGTAG
- a CDS encoding DUF6807 family protein: MPKSPRQVTIAQVAEYAGVSQASVSRVLNRNQTVDPTIAAKVRDAVEKLNYSPSQTARNLVSGRSNTVALVVPDLENPMFQGVLKGLSREAARDGYRVLVADTAERVADEEEIAIEARSRCDALVLVSPRMPGDRLEALIARSGPAVVVNRPVASDPAAELSVDYEHAARTLAEHLASLGHTRIAYLAGPPQAFADRLRRRGLAEVAGRYPGLEILDLAAGSQVEDGYHAADALLASGATAALAFNDLVALGLLARLRELGVDVPGEISVAGVDDIPLARFSAPALTTMSVPRVEIGAQAWRRLRDAMAGAPATHPLSYRPILEVRQSTGPAPEASGWLSPGRPVLRIGDGIVARYDEGTTIDSVLSPRPFLHPVTTLAGVRVTDSHPTDHLHHFGIGLALPDVNGTSYWGGRTYVHDIGSIMLENQGRQRRDEITIDGEVLTERLTWLDERGEAQLSEVRTLRGRPVRAGGGDAWALGWRSLLTANFGALAFGSPATNGREGAGYGGLFWRFPRWDATVLTRDGVGEDAAHGSRSPWLAVVDVGRAVTVLLVQPADGEVMPWFARVAEYLGVGPAVAWDAVRTLPEGGRLALGIDAVLVDRAITDAAELEAIAGVAGLAGVAGLAEVAGLAGAPDEAASPTAAQSPTAAPDPRA; encoded by the coding sequence GTGCCCAAGTCGCCCCGTCAGGTCACCATCGCTCAGGTGGCCGAATACGCCGGCGTCTCGCAGGCATCCGTGTCCCGGGTCCTGAACCGCAACCAGACCGTCGACCCGACCATCGCCGCCAAGGTGCGCGACGCTGTCGAGAAGCTCAACTACTCGCCGAGCCAGACCGCGCGCAACCTCGTGAGCGGGCGCAGCAACACCGTGGCGCTCGTCGTGCCCGACCTCGAGAATCCGATGTTCCAGGGCGTGCTCAAGGGCCTCAGCCGCGAAGCCGCGCGCGACGGGTACCGCGTGCTCGTCGCCGACACCGCCGAGCGGGTCGCCGACGAGGAGGAGATCGCGATCGAGGCGCGCTCGCGGTGCGACGCGCTCGTGCTGGTGTCGCCGCGTATGCCGGGCGACCGGCTCGAAGCCCTGATCGCCCGCTCAGGGCCCGCCGTGGTGGTGAACCGGCCGGTCGCGAGCGACCCGGCGGCCGAGCTGTCGGTCGACTACGAGCACGCCGCCCGCACCCTCGCCGAGCACCTCGCGTCGCTCGGGCACACCCGCATCGCGTACCTCGCGGGGCCCCCGCAGGCGTTCGCCGACCGGCTGCGCCGGCGCGGCCTCGCCGAGGTCGCCGGGCGCTACCCGGGCCTCGAGATCCTCGACCTCGCCGCCGGCTCGCAAGTGGAGGACGGCTACCACGCCGCCGATGCGCTGCTCGCCTCGGGGGCCACGGCCGCACTCGCGTTCAACGACCTCGTGGCGCTGGGCCTGCTCGCCCGGCTGCGCGAACTCGGGGTCGACGTGCCGGGCGAGATCTCGGTCGCCGGCGTCGACGACATCCCGCTGGCGCGGTTCTCGGCGCCCGCGCTCACGACCATGTCGGTGCCCCGGGTCGAGATCGGCGCCCAGGCCTGGCGGCGCCTGCGCGACGCGATGGCCGGTGCGCCCGCGACGCATCCGCTCTCGTACCGGCCCATCCTCGAGGTGCGCCAGAGCACCGGACCCGCTCCCGAGGCGTCGGGCTGGCTCAGCCCCGGACGCCCCGTGCTGCGCATCGGCGACGGCATCGTCGCCCGCTACGACGAGGGCACCACGATCGACTCGGTGCTCTCGCCGCGCCCGTTCCTGCACCCCGTCACCACGCTCGCGGGCGTGCGCGTCACCGACAGCCACCCGACCGATCACCTGCACCACTTCGGCATCGGCCTCGCCCTGCCCGACGTGAACGGCACGTCCTACTGGGGCGGTCGCACCTACGTGCACGACATCGGCTCGATCATGCTCGAGAATCAAGGCCGTCAGCGGCGCGACGAGATCACGATCGACGGCGAGGTGCTCACCGAACGCCTCACCTGGCTCGACGAGCGCGGCGAGGCGCAGCTCAGCGAGGTGCGCACGTTGCGCGGCCGGCCGGTTCGCGCGGGCGGCGGCGACGCGTGGGCGCTCGGCTGGCGGAGCCTGCTGACCGCCAACTTCGGCGCGCTCGCATTCGGGTCGCCGGCCACGAACGGTCGCGAGGGCGCCGGGTACGGCGGCCTCTTCTGGCGGTTCCCCCGGTGGGATGCCACGGTGCTGACGCGCGACGGAGTGGGCGAGGATGCCGCGCACGGCTCGCGCTCCCCGTGGCTGGCCGTGGTCGATGTCGGGCGTGCGGTGACCGTGCTGCTCGTGCAGCCCGCCGACGGCGAGGTCATGCCGTGGTTCGCCCGGGTCGCCGAGTACCTCGGCGTCGGCCCTGCGGTCGCGTGGGACGCCGTGCGCACACTGCCCGAGGGGGGCCGGCTCGCGCTCGGCATCGACGCCGTGCTCGTCGATCGCGCGATCACCGATGCGGCGGAGCTCGAGGCCATCGCCGGGGTCGCCGGGCTCGCCGGGGTCGCGGGGCTCGCGGAAGTCGCCGGGCTCGCCGGGGCGCCTGACGAGGCGGCATCGCCGACGGCTGCACAGTCGCCGACCGCCGCGCCGGATCCGCGGGCATGA
- a CDS encoding Gfo/Idh/MocA family protein, whose translation MTAPLPRIGVAGIHGHGATHVAAARALEASGRARLVAVADHRPPEVDLGDVAVFHDATDLITRADLDVVVLSTPMHTHLPLAYAALEAGVHVLLEKPPTPSLADFRTLVDASEQAGRAVQVGFQSLGSKAVPFVRSLVAGGTIGQVERYGALGTWLRTESYWTRAPWAGRRTLDGRAVVDGAVTNPLAHATATALAVADATTESDVTSLRLDLHRANAIDADDTSSYVAALAGGRSLAGALVLTAPRRSEPCVIVHGSTGRIVLWYTLDLVQVTTPGSSIAWTTSHQRTNLLANLVDHVVDGVPLLVPLAATGGFMRVLEAVRLAPDPSPIAPGFVERRSDASGDAHLVVRDVETWSERVVAEGRTFAELGAPWA comes from the coding sequence ATGACCGCCCCGCTGCCCCGCATCGGCGTCGCCGGCATCCACGGGCACGGCGCCACGCATGTCGCCGCCGCGCGTGCACTCGAGGCATCCGGCCGTGCCCGTCTCGTGGCCGTCGCCGACCACCGCCCGCCCGAGGTCGACCTCGGCGACGTGGCGGTCTTCCACGACGCGACCGACCTGATCACCCGGGCCGACCTCGACGTCGTCGTGCTGTCGACACCGATGCACACGCACCTGCCGCTCGCGTATGCCGCCCTCGAGGCGGGCGTGCACGTGCTCCTCGAGAAGCCGCCGACGCCGTCGCTCGCCGACTTCCGCACCCTCGTCGACGCATCCGAGCAAGCCGGGCGGGCCGTACAGGTGGGCTTCCAGAGCCTCGGATCGAAGGCGGTGCCGTTCGTGCGGTCGCTCGTGGCCGGCGGCACGATCGGGCAGGTCGAACGCTACGGCGCGCTCGGCACGTGGCTGCGCACCGAGTCGTACTGGACCCGCGCGCCCTGGGCCGGGCGTCGCACGCTCGACGGGCGCGCGGTCGTCGACGGCGCGGTCACGAACCCGCTCGCCCATGCCACGGCGACGGCGCTCGCGGTCGCGGATGCCACGACCGAGTCGGATGTCACGAGCCTGCGTCTCGACCTGCACCGGGCCAACGCGATCGACGCGGACGACACGTCGTCGTACGTGGCGGCGCTCGCGGGCGGCCGTTCGCTCGCCGGCGCGCTGGTGCTGACTGCGCCGCGGCGCAGCGAGCCGTGCGTCATCGTGCACGGATCGACCGGACGCATCGTGCTCTGGTACACGCTCGACCTCGTGCAGGTCACGACGCCCGGATCGAGCATCGCCTGGACGACCTCGCACCAGCGCACGAACCTGCTCGCGAACCTCGTCGACCACGTGGTCGACGGTGTGCCGCTGCTCGTGCCGCTCGCCGCGACGGGTGGCTTCATGCGCGTGCTCGAAGCGGTGCGACTCGCGCCGGATCCGTCGCCGATCGCTCCGGGATTCGTCGAGCGGCGGTCGGATGCCTCGGGCGACGCGCACCTCGTGGTGCGCGACGTCGAGACGTGGAGCGAGCGGGTCGTCGCCGAGGGCCGCACCTTCGCCGAGCTGGGCGCCCCCTGGGCGTAG
- a CDS encoding MFS transporter produces the protein MSAHGASGSILKQPKAVWAVAFASVISFMGIGLVDPILPAIAESLQATPTETEMLFTAYLAVTGVAMLFTSWVSSRIGVKKTLLVGLVLIVVFAAAAGLSNNVEAIIGFRAGWGLGNAFFISTALATIVDSAKGGRAAAIILYEAALGLGIAAGPLIGAALGNISWRGPFFGTASLMAVAFIAIVAFLPKTDDSKLEPTRLSAPFKALAQPTLLALALAALFYNIGFFVLLAYSPFVLGFDVWGLGLTFFGWGLALAITSVFLAPVLTARMRRSRVLWIALPLLAVVLVLCGVFWNDPTMLVVLIVAGGLVLGVLNTVLTECVMGATDLPRVVASGAYSAVRFIGGAIAPPAATEIAREFGADAPYFAAAVSVAIAAVIVIACAKPLARADVDEEELDDVDEAEAVLLGDAA, from the coding sequence GTGAGCGCACACGGCGCATCCGGTTCGATCCTGAAGCAGCCGAAGGCGGTCTGGGCGGTCGCATTCGCGAGCGTTATCTCGTTCATGGGCATCGGGCTCGTCGACCCGATCCTGCCGGCGATCGCCGAGAGTCTCCAGGCCACCCCGACCGAGACCGAGATGCTGTTCACGGCCTACCTCGCGGTCACGGGTGTCGCGATGCTCTTCACGAGCTGGGTGTCGAGCCGCATCGGCGTGAAGAAGACCCTGCTCGTGGGCCTCGTGCTGATCGTGGTCTTCGCGGCCGCGGCCGGCCTGTCGAACAACGTCGAGGCGATCATCGGCTTCCGCGCGGGCTGGGGCCTCGGCAACGCGTTCTTCATCTCCACCGCCCTCGCGACGATCGTCGACTCGGCGAAGGGCGGCCGCGCCGCCGCGATCATCCTGTACGAGGCGGCGCTCGGGCTCGGCATCGCCGCCGGACCGCTGATCGGCGCGGCGCTCGGCAACATCAGCTGGCGCGGCCCGTTCTTCGGCACCGCGAGCCTCATGGCCGTCGCGTTCATCGCGATCGTCGCATTCCTGCCGAAGACGGATGACTCGAAGCTCGAGCCGACCAGGCTGAGCGCGCCGTTCAAAGCGCTCGCCCAGCCCACGCTGCTCGCCCTCGCGCTCGCCGCGCTGTTCTACAACATCGGCTTCTTCGTGCTGCTCGCATACTCGCCGTTCGTGCTGGGCTTCGACGTGTGGGGTCTCGGCCTCACGTTCTTCGGGTGGGGCCTGGCACTGGCGATCACGTCGGTGTTCCTCGCGCCCGTGCTCACCGCGCGGATGCGCCGCTCGCGCGTGCTCTGGATCGCGCTGCCACTGCTCGCGGTCGTCCTCGTGCTGTGCGGGGTGTTCTGGAACGACCCCACGATGCTGGTCGTGCTCATCGTGGCGGGCGGGCTGGTGCTCGGCGTGCTGAACACCGTGCTCACCGAGTGCGTCATGGGGGCGACCGATCTGCCGCGAGTGGTCGCGTCGGGCGCCTACTCGGCGGTGCGCTTCATCGGCGGCGCGATCGCTCCGCCGGCTGCGACCGAGATCGCGAGGGAGTTCGGTGCGGATGCCCCGTACTTCGCCGCTGCCGTCTCGGTCGCGATCGCCGCGGTCATCGTGATCGCGTGCGCCAAGCCGCTCGCCCGTGCCGACGTCGACGAGGAGGAGCTCGACGACGTCGACGAAGCCGAGGCGGTGCTGCTCGGCGACGCCGCCTGA
- a CDS encoding MarR family winged helix-turn-helix transcriptional regulator encodes MPAPDELTVLIGDLVALSHRLTRLAAAATGSTESPAVWRTLSVLRDHGPLRLGELAKASRVSQPTMTKLVHTLHERDWIRRIADRDDARAWLISIDPRGRAALDAWREELAGRLAPMFADLDADELAALTHSTDIIRERIERADAAAAAKGAVA; translated from the coding sequence ATGCCCGCTCCCGATGAACTCACCGTCCTCATCGGCGACCTCGTGGCGCTGAGCCATCGGCTCACCCGCCTGGCCGCCGCGGCCACCGGCAGCACCGAGTCGCCCGCCGTGTGGCGCACGCTCAGCGTGCTGCGCGATCACGGACCGCTGCGCTTGGGCGAGCTCGCGAAGGCGAGCCGCGTCAGCCAGCCGACCATGACCAAGCTCGTTCACACGCTTCACGAGCGCGACTGGATCCGCCGCATCGCCGACCGCGACGACGCACGCGCCTGGCTCATCTCGATCGACCCGCGCGGGCGCGCCGCGCTCGACGCCTGGCGCGAAGAGCTGGCCGGCCGGCTCGCGCCGATGTTCGCCGACCTCGACGCCGACGAGCTCGCCGCGCTGACGCACTCGACCGACATCATCCGCGAGCGCATCGAACGCGCCGACGCGGCCGCAGCAGCGAAGGGAGCCGTCGCGTGA
- the rplL gene encoding 50S ribosomal protein L7/L12, with amino-acid sequence MAKLSTEELLEQFKGLTLIELSEFVKAFEETFEVTAAAPVAVAAPAAGGAGAAAEEVEEKDSFDVVLEAAGDKKIQVIKVVRELTSLGLGEAKAVVDGAPKAVLEGANKETADKAKAALEEAGATVTLK; translated from the coding sequence ATGGCGAAGCTGTCCACTGAGGAGCTGCTCGAGCAGTTCAAGGGCCTGACCCTCATCGAGCTCTCGGAGTTCGTGAAGGCGTTCGAGGAGACCTTCGAGGTCACCGCGGCCGCCCCCGTCGCCGTTGCCGCCCCGGCCGCCGGTGGCGCCGGTGCCGCCGCCGAAGAGGTCGAGGAGAAGGACTCCTTCGACGTCGTCCTCGAGGCTGCCGGCGACAAGAAGATCCAGGTCATCAAGGTCGTCCGCGAGCTCACCTCGCTCGGCCTCGGCGAGGCCAAGGCCGTCGTCGACGGTGCTCCCAAGGCCGTGCTCGAGGGCGCGAACAAGGAGACCGCCGACAAGGCGAAGGCCGCCCTCGAGGAGGCCGGCGCGACCGTCACCCTCAAGTAA
- the rplJ gene encoding 50S ribosomal protein L10 produces MANKEAAVAELTNLFESSTAVLLTEYRGLTVAQLKQLRNSIREDASYAVVKNTLTKIAANNAGISSFDDELAGPSAIAFVHGDPVAVAKALRDFAKANPLLVVKGGYFDGKPLTAEEVGKLADLESREVLLAKLAGAFKASLFGAAYLFNAPLSKAVRTVDALREKQESAA; encoded by the coding sequence ATGGCGAACAAGGAAGCCGCGGTTGCCGAACTCACGAACCTGTTCGAGAGCTCGACTGCCGTTCTGCTGACCGAATACCGCGGCCTCACGGTTGCCCAGCTCAAGCAGCTGCGCAACAGCATTCGTGAGGACGCGAGCTACGCCGTGGTGAAGAACACGCTGACCAAGATCGCGGCGAACAACGCCGGCATCTCGTCGTTCGACGACGAGCTCGCCGGTCCGTCTGCGATCGCGTTCGTGCACGGCGACCCGGTCGCTGTCGCGAAGGCACTGCGCGACTTCGCCAAGGCGAACCCCCTCCTCGTGGTCAAGGGCGGCTATTTCGATGGCAAGCCCCTGACCGCCGAAGAGGTAGGCAAGCTCGCCGACCTCGAGTCCCGTGAAGTGCTGCTGGCCAAGCTCGCCGGCGCCTTCAAGGCCTCGCTGTTCGGAGCCGCATATCTGTTCAACGCACCGCTCTCGAAGGCCGTTCGCACGGTCGACGCGCTGCGTGAGAAGCAGGAGTCCGCTGCGTAG